One Oryza brachyantha chromosome 3, ObraRS2, whole genome shotgun sequence DNA segment encodes these proteins:
- the LOC102713890 gene encoding peroxidase 2-like, whose translation MAGQTTMKKLAVAATCAALLLAAACNADALEVGYYKKSCPRVETIVRAEVKKFVYKNAGVGAGLIRLLFHDCFVEGCDGSVLLDPTPANPAPEKLSPPNFPSLRGFDVIDAAKDAVEKACPGVVSCADIVAFAARDAAYFLSRMRVKINMPAGRFDGRLSNSSHALDNLPPPFFNLTELIDSFATKGLDAEDMVVLSGAHTVGRSHCSSFVPDRLAVPSDIDGGFASFLRRRCPANPTSSNDPTVNQDVVTPNAFDNQYYKNVLSHKVLFTSDAALLTSPATAKMVSDNAHIPGWWEDRFKKAFVKMAAIDVKNSYQGEIRKNCRVVNY comes from the exons ATGGCTGGCCAGACGACGATGAAGaagctcgccgtcgcggcgaCATGCGCGGCGCTGCTCCTTGCGGCGGCGTGCAATGCCGACGCCCTGGAGGTTGGCTACTACAAGAAGTCGTGCCCCCGCGTGGAGACCATCGTGAGGGCGGAGGTGAAGAAGTTCGTCTACAAgaacgccggcgtcggcgccggcctcATCCGCTTGCTCTTCCATGACTGCTTCGTCGAG GGATGTGATGGCTCGGTGCTCCTGGACCCAACTCCGGCGAACCCCGCACCGGAGAAGCTCAGCCCGCCCAACTTCCCCAGCCTCCGCGGCTTCGACGTCATCGACGCCGCCAAGGACGCCGTCGAGAAGGCCTGCCCCGGCGTGGTGTCCTGCGCCGAcatcgtcgccttcgccgcccgcGACGCCGCCTACTTCCTCAGCAGGATGAGGGTCAAGATCAACATGCCGGCGGGCCGCTTCGACGGCCGGCTGTCCAACTCCTCCCACGCCCTGGAcaacctgccgccgccgttcttcAACCTCACCGAGCTCATCGACAGCTTCGCCACCAAGGGGCTCGACGCCGAGGACATGGTGGTGCTCTCCGGCGCCCACACCGTCGGCCGCTCCCACTGCTCCTCCTTCGTCCCCGACCGCCTCGCCGTCCCCTCCGACATCGACGGCGGCTTCGCCAGCTTCCTCCGGAGGAGGTGCCCGGCCAACCCGACCTCCAGCAACGACCCCACCGTGAACCAGGACGTGGTCACCCCCAACGCGTTCGACAACCAGTACTACAAGAACGTCCTGTCCCACAAGGTGCTCTTCACGTCGGACGCCGCGCTGctgacctcgccggcgacggcgaagatgGTGTCGGACAACGCCCACATCCCCGGGTGGTGGGAGGACAGGTTCAAGAAGGCGTTCGTCAAGATGGCCGCCATCGACGTCAAGAACAGCTACCAGGGCGAGATCAGGAAGAACTGCAGGGTGGTCAACTATTAA